CTCCCGGCTCCGCCCAACCTGGTGACGATCCAACGCGAGGGCATTCCGATTCCAGCGGTCGCGCAGCTCACCAAGACCGGCGATACCTTCTTGTTCCACAGGGAGACCGGCGAACCGCTCTTTCCCCTCCGCGAGGAGCCGGTCCAGACGCCCAGCCTGCCGGGGGAAGTCCCTGCCGAGAGCCAGCCCCTACCTACCCGCCCGCCCGCGTTCGTCCGCCAACGATTCTCCCTGGACAGCGTCACCGACCGCTCGCCGGAGGCGGCGGCCGCCGTCACCTCTCGACTCGAGGGCGTGCGCTTCGGATCGCTCTACACCCCGCCGAGCCTCGGGGGGACCGTGGCTTTTCCGGGTCTCGACGGCGGCGCCGAATGGGGCGGCGGGGCCTGGGATGCCGAGACCGGCCTGCTCTTCGTCAATGCCAACGATGTGCCGTGGGTGCTGCGCATGGTGCAATTCAGTGACGATGCAGGCGGCCTCTCGGAACTGATGGCCCAGGGCTACCTGCACCTCTGCAGTGCGTGCCACGGCCTCGATATGCGAGGCGATGGCGGACCCATTCCATCGCTCATCGACCTCGACGAGCGAATGGGCTTCCTCGACCTCTATCGGCTGGTCCGCGACGGCCGCGGGCGCATGCCGGGCCAGAACGGAACGCTCGAGTGGTGGCAGAGCGCAGCCATCGCATGGTGGGTGTACAACGCAGAGGAAGAGGACGTGCCGGCGAATTGGGCCCGGCGCGCCGGCGACAGTCAGCGCTTCGGCAATGCGGGCTACCAGAAGTTGCTGGATGCGGAGGGCCTGCCCGGCGCCAAGCCGCCCTGGGGCACGCTGACCGCACTCGATCTCTCGGCGGGGGAAATCCGCTGGCAGGTACCGCTCGGCGACTACCCGAAGATCCGCGAGGCGGGCCAGAGTGGCCTCGGTGCCGAGAACTACGGCGGCGCCGTCGTCACTGCCGGTGGGCTGCTGTTCCTGGCGGCAACGCCGGACGAACGGTTCAGGGCTTTCGACAAGCTCACGGGCGAAGTGTTGTGGGAGGCCGAACTCCCCGCCTCCGGGTTCGCGACGCCTGCCACCTACGAAGCAAAGGGCCGCCAGTTCGTGGTCATCGCGGCGGGAGGCGGAAAACTGGGGCGACCCTCGGGAAGCCACTACATCGCGTTCGCCCTGCCGGAGCCGGACTGAGAAAACCCCATCGCAACGTAGACTCTCCAGCGCGCGCTGCGTCGCCCCAACGAGCGGAGATCGGAGGAAACCATGACGAAGAAGGTCTGCCTGGTAACGGGAGTCGGGCCGGGTACGGGCACCGCCCTGGTCCAACGCTTCGCGGAGGGCTACGCCGTTGCGATGATCGCCCGAAACACGGAGCGGCTCTCCCTGCTTGAGAAGGAAGTTCCGAGCGCGCGGGCCTTTCCTTGTGACGTTGCGGACGGGCAAGCGCTGGCCTCGACCCTCGAGCAGATCCGACAGGAGATGGGCGCCCCTTCGGTCGCCATCCACAACGCTGTTGGCGGCGCCTTTGGCGACTTCCAGGCGATCGACCCGGACGTGCTGCGTCGCAATTTCGAGATCAACACCATGGCGCTGCTGCACCTGGCGCGAAGTGTCGCACCCTCGATGATCGAGGCCGGTGAGGGAGCCATCCTGATCACCGGCAATACCTCCACCTACCGCGGCAAGGCGAACTTCGCCGGCTTCGCCCCCAGCAAAGCGGCCCAGCGCATCCTGGGAGAATCGATGGCCCGCAGCCTCGGACCCCAGGGCATCCACGTCGCCTATCTCGCCATCGACGCGGTCATCGACGTCCCCTGGACCCGGAAGATGCAGCCCGACAAGCCCGACGCCTTCTTCTGCCGCCCGGCGGACATCGCTGCCGAATGCTGGCATCTGGCCCACCAACCCCGCTCCGCCTGGACCTACGACGTCACGATCCGCCCGGACCGCGAACCCTGGTAACGCAACCAGCGGGGACAGCGTCTACACTCGACTTCTCCTTGGGGGGAGAACGGGGGAGCCATGCAGCTTTCCAGCATTCTGGGAATCATCGTGTTGAGCGGGGTCGCGTTGGGTTGCGAGGCCAGCAAGCCTCCGGCGGGAACGGCGACCTTCGTGCAACAGATCCTGCTCGATCCGGAGACCGGGAGCCCGGTGCTCATTCTCCGCGAACGCGAAGGAACGCGGAGCTTGCCGATCTGGATCGGCGTGAACGAGGCGCGATCGATCGCCGCTCGACTGGACGGAGAGCGGCCCCCACGCCCGAATACCCATGACCTCGCGAAACGGCTGATCGATCGTCTGGCAGGTACCGTGCGATCGATCGTCGTGACCCAGATCGACGCTGGGATCTACTTCGCGCGGATCCATCTTTCCGTGGGCGACGAGCAATTCGAGGTGGATGCGCGGCCCAGCGATGCGATCGCGATCGCTCTGCGTTTCGACGCGCCGATCTTCGTGCACGAAAGTCTGTTCGTGACGGGCGACGCAAGCGACCGGCAGGTTCCCTCGCTTCGCCTCTGATTCCATTGAGGTTGATGGCCAGGCGCAACTCGAATTTGCAGCCAGCGTCGGGGAAACCGTCCCCGGAAGCGCGTTCGCGCGTTGACAAGGCATACCCTCGGTGGCAGGATCGCCCTGCCCGAGCGCGTGGAAGCGGCTCGCGAGCGCGGAGCCACCCCCCCATGAACCATGCCGAGCTCGCTTGGGAATTCGCCGAAGTCTTCGGTGAGCTTCCCACCGAGCAGATCAACGAGATGCTCGCCAAGAATGTCCCGCTCGAGACCCTCGAGTTCTTCACGAGCTACTGCGAGAGCTTCGCGGAAGCCGAAGAACTCGAGAAGGGAATGGCGGGGCGGCTGCCGAACCTGATGCTCGTCGGCTACCTGCTTCGCGTCCTGGAAGACCGGCTCCTCGACGAGCCCGAAGACGGCACGCCTTCCTGAGCAGGAGAAGCGAACTCGCCCATGACGAAGCGCGAGATCCGCACTGAGGCCGCGCCCGCACCGGTGGGCCCCTATTCCCAGGCCGTCATCAACAGCGAAATCGTGTATGCATCCGGCCAGGTGCCTCTCGATCCCGCCACCGGAAAGCTGGTGGAGGGCGGCATCGAGGCGCAAGCGGAGCAGGCCTTCACGAATCTCCGCGCCGTATTGGAGGCGGCTGGCTCGTCGATGGACGACATCCTCCGCGCCGGAATCTACCTGACGGATCTCTCCGATTTTCCCACGGTCAACGAGATCTATGCCCACCAATTCGGAGAGGGACCGAAACCAGCCCGAAGCACCCTGGGAGTGGCGGCGCTTCCCCTCGGCGCGCGGATCGAGATCGACGCCATCGCGAGCGTCACGTCGAAGGCGTGAGCGAAGAGCTCGGTGACGCCAACACGCTCGCGTGCATCGCTCGGGCGAGAAGCAGCGAGGCCACCGCCCCGGCGCTCGACGACCTTCCCTGGCACGAATTCCAGACGCTATGCGAAGCTCGTACCGC
The sequence above is a segment of the bacterium genome. Coding sequences within it:
- a CDS encoding PQQ-binding-like beta-propeller repeat protein, with translation MKSRSALALLTLLACTPSDRAPTPAFERARAQGSTADREWRTYLGDRSVSHYSPLDQIDRDGVASLEVAWSYDAGEASEHNVSQIQFNPLVVKGVLYGASPSLRLFALDAASGEELWSFRPDADPNAWNPSRGVVYWEDGDDERLLFGAGPYLHAVDARTGLPIDGFGDGGRVDLRKGLGRDVSGDLMGVVATSPGTLFEDLLLLGARVNEIEGAAPGHVRAFDVRTGEIRWTFHTIPQPGEAGHETWPAEAWRTAGGANTWAGISVDQERGLAFVPTGSATPDFFGGARAGDDLFANTLLALDARTGERRWHFQVIRHDMWDRDLPAPPNLVTIQREGIPIPAVAQLTKTGDTFLFHRETGEPLFPLREEPVQTPSLPGEVPAESQPLPTRPPAFVRQRFSLDSVTDRSPEAAAAVTSRLEGVRFGSLYTPPSLGGTVAFPGLDGGAEWGGGAWDAETGLLFVNANDVPWVLRMVQFSDDAGGLSELMAQGYLHLCSACHGLDMRGDGGPIPSLIDLDERMGFLDLYRLVRDGRGRMPGQNGTLEWWQSAAIAWWVYNAEEEDVPANWARRAGDSQRFGNAGYQKLLDAEGLPGAKPPWGTLTALDLSAGEIRWQVPLGDYPKIREAGQSGLGAENYGGAVVTAGGLLFLAATPDERFRAFDKLTGEVLWEAELPASGFATPATYEAKGRQFVVIAAGGGKLGRPSGSHYIAFALPEPD
- a CDS encoding SDR family NAD(P)-dependent oxidoreductase, which encodes MTKKVCLVTGVGPGTGTALVQRFAEGYAVAMIARNTERLSLLEKEVPSARAFPCDVADGQALASTLEQIRQEMGAPSVAIHNAVGGAFGDFQAIDPDVLRRNFEINTMALLHLARSVAPSMIEAGEGAILITGNTSTYRGKANFAGFAPSKAAQRILGESMARSLGPQGIHVAYLAIDAVIDVPWTRKMQPDKPDAFFCRPADIAAECWHLAHQPRSAWTYDVTIRPDREPW
- a CDS encoding bifunctional nuclease family protein; translation: MQLSSILGIIVLSGVALGCEASKPPAGTATFVQQILLDPETGSPVLILREREGTRSLPIWIGVNEARSIAARLDGERPPRPNTHDLAKRLIDRLAGTVRSIVVTQIDAGIYFARIHLSVGDEQFEVDARPSDAIAIALRFDAPIFVHESLFVTGDASDRQVPSLRL
- a CDS encoding RidA family protein, with protein sequence MTKREIRTEAAPAPVGPYSQAVINSEIVYASGQVPLDPATGKLVEGGIEAQAEQAFTNLRAVLEAAGSSMDDILRAGIYLTDLSDFPTVNEIYAHQFGEGPKPARSTLGVAALPLGARIEIDAIASVTSKA